The Xiphophorus maculatus strain JP 163 A chromosome 21, X_maculatus-5.0-male, whole genome shotgun sequence genome window below encodes:
- the LOC102226874 gene encoding frizzled-7-A-like, translating to MRTSWFWRSTFCLTLLLQPGSAQHEDGSSVLEPGFCQPISIPLCTDIAYNRTIMPNLLGHTNQEDAGLEVHQFYPLVQVQCSAELRFFLCTMYAPVCTVLDRAIPPCRSLCEQARNGCEELMNKFGFQWPDRLRCQNFPLHGAGEICVGQNRSDSEGSAEPNPTARPPFLRSDQRFSCPPQLQVPSRLSYRFLGEEDCGAPCESDRPGGLMHFSQEELKFSRVWVGFWSILCCVSTLFTVLTYLLDRRRFVYPQRPIIFLSGCSFMVALAYSAAFLLEDKAVCVARFRKEGYRLVVQGTEKDVCTVLFVVLYYFSMSGSVWWVVLGFSWFLSAGMKWSHEAIQARSQYFHLAAWLVPALKTVLVLAVGRVEGDLLSGVCSVGAYSLEGLRGFILAPLSVSLLIGASFLLAGFVSLLRVRSIMKHNGTETEKLERLMVRIGVFGSVYTASTAAAIACLLYEEALRPQWVAAWRMQTCKHFAVPCPTRNTPPVSPNFTVFMIKYLTTFTVGIGSGFWVWSGKTLRTWRRFSKRANLNGEAAAWR from the coding sequence ATGAGaaccagctggttctggaggTCCACCTTCTGCCTGACGCTCCTCCTCCAGCCCGGATCGGCTCAGCATGAAGACGGGAGTTCGGTTCTGGAGCCCGGCTTCTGCCAGCCCATCTCCATCCCGCTCTGCACCGACATCGCCTACAACCGGACCATCATGCCGAACCTGCTGGGTCACACCAACCAGGAGGACGCGGGCCTGGAGGTCCACCAGTTCTACCCTCTGGTCCAGGTCCAATGTTCGGCGGAGCTGCGGTTCTTCCTGTGCACCATGTACGCGCCGGTGTGCACGGTGTTGGACCGGGCCATCCCGCCCTGCAGGTCTCTGTGCGAACAGGCCCGGAACGGCTGCGAGGAGCTCATGAACAAGTTCGGCTTCCAGTGGCCGGACCGGCTGCGCTGCCAGAACTTCCCGCTCCACGGAGCCGGAGAGATCTGCGTGGGTCAGAACAGGAGCGATTCTGAAGGTTCGGCCGAGCCGAACCCGACCGCCCGGCCTCCGTTCCTCCGGAGCGACCAGCGGTTCTCCTGCCCCCCGCAGCTCCAGGTTCCGTCCCGCCTCAGCTACCGCTTCCTGGGGGAGGAAGACTGCGGGGCTCCGTGCGAGTCCGACAGACCCGGCGGACTGATGCACTTCAGCCAGGAGGAATTAAAGTTCAGCCGGGTCTGGGTCGGGTTCTGGTCCATTTTGTGCTGCGTCAGCACGCTCTTCACCGTCCTGACGTATTTACTGGACAGGAGGAGGTTCGTCTACCCGCAGCGGCCCATCATCTTCCTGTCTGGCTGCTCCTTCATGGTGGCGCTGGCCTACAGCGCCGCCTTCCTGCTGGAGGACAAGGCGGTGTGTGTGGCCCGGTTCAGGAAGGAGGGGTACCGGCTGGTGGTCCAAGGGACGGAGAAGGACGTCTGCACCGTCCTGTTCGTCGTCCTCTACTACTTCAGCATGTCCGGTTCCGTGTGGTGGGTCGTCCTGGGCTTCAGCTGGTTCCTGTCCGCCGGGATGAAGTGGAGCCACGAGGCCATCCAGGCCCGCTCTCAGTACTTCCACCTGGCAGCCTGGCTGGTTCCGGCGCTGAAGACCGTCCTGGTGCTGGCTGTGGGCCGGGTGGAGGGCGACCTGCTCAGCGGGGTCTGCTCTGTGGGAGCCTACAGCCTGGAGGGCCTGCGGGGATTCATCCTGGCGCCGCTCTCCGTCTCCCTCCTCATCGGCGCCTCCTTCCTGCTGGCCGGCTTCGTGTCGCTGCTCCGGGTCCGGTCCATCATGAAGCACAACGGCACCGAGACGGAGAAGCTGGAGAGGCTGATGGTGCGGATCGGCGTCTTCGGCTCGGTCTACACGGCCTCCACAGCGGCCGCCATCGCCTGCCTGCTGTATGAAGAGGCGCTTCGGCCGCAGTGGGTCGCCGCCTGGCGGATGCAGACCTGCAAACACTTCGCTGTGCCGTGCCCGACCCGAAACACACCGCCGGTCTCGCCGAACTTCACGGTCTTCATGATCAAGTACCTGACGACCTTCACGGTGGGGATCGGCTCTGGATTCTGGGTCTGGTCCGGGAAGACGCTGCGGACGTGGCGCCGCTTTTCCAAGAGAGCGAACCTGAACGGAGAGGCGGCGGCGTGGAGGTGA